The sequence ATACCTCAAGAAGCAACCATCGTAAATAACTCTAGCGCCATTAGCAGACGAACAATTTCGAATTTGagaaacagcagcagaaaaacaagATAAACAGTCAGAAGTAGAGAGGTAATTCCTGCACTGTGCCATCCCATATACAGGGTCAGACGTTATAGCTGTTTTTGCAGTTGCAAACCGAATATTACCACCACTACTCAATTTCTTACGAAGATCTGAAAACGTCGAATCGCGATTCGAGAAGAATAATGATTGTCTTGTTGCGTTATATAAGCTACAACCTTTGTCTAATAGGTTTATCTGAGGTTCTGAATTTACTACTACCATTATGCATAATAACAATAATACCAGTAGTTGATTCAATGGAGTTATTGAAAACGCACAGAAGAAAGGCATATTGTTTCCCTGGAGAAGAAATAAGAATTTGAACAAGAAGAGTAGTGGATCATACGCATTATTTATAGAGATGAAGAAAGCAATTACTTTAGCTTTTCAGTATTAAAATAAGTCTGCTCAACAAGAAAATATCTTAAAATACAACGAGATGGATGAAAATGACAAAACCATCCAATTCTGAAACCAAAATTGACCATATAAAAAAGGTGGGGATTTTGTGTTTCCCACAAAAAAAGATACCTAATTTGTATTACCCCTTTTAAAATAGTTAATTGGTAAAACCCCTTTAGTTTTACTCTCATGCGACATCCGTGTGTATAATTTTTCCTCATCACAACGTTACATCCTTTGACACGTGcattaaaattaaaaagaaagaaaagtaaaaaCCATCGAATGGTCCTCCTTATCTCCtcctccttttcttcttctcccaTATCTGATACAGCGCCgccattagttgttttttctatAAGaagacttttatttatttataaaggAGAGTGCATATTACATATAATAGGATCTAATCTCAGATTAGTCCTTTCTAGAAATTTAGTTCTATCATATAAGCTCATGTTCTCAGTAGAGTAATATGTTATATCCCTAGTTCTCACTTCCTTAGCAAGTCTATCTTCGAAATCCAAAAACTTTCTAggtttatacaaaaaaaaaagccgAACTACATATATATATGGAATATCTGCATCTATTGATGCTAGTTTTGGGCTCTCCAAAGCTGGTCTTCAGGACTAGACACTCCATTCATGATCTTCATTAAGGTCTGACAATCATTGATAAAACAAGTATTGTTGAGGTTTAGCTCCTTCACCCAATTAAGAGCTTCAAGCTCTGCTTTTGCTTCAGCATCTAGGGGCAAGCTGCCCAGTTTCTGCCTGCACCACATTGTTTTTTGCTTCATGTTTTATCCAAAATGGAGATAGCATAACCCATTGTGAAATTATCCTCAGAAAAAGAAGCATCAAAGGAATGAACCAATCAAAGTTGTGACTGGAATTGGTATGAATATCAGTGTCAGGATTTCTTAAGGATTGAGAAGCATGCCTAGAAGTGTTGTCACTAGGATAAACTTTATTCTGATAATAAATTTTAATGGAATCAACAAGCTTTTGAGGCAAGGGTATAACATTGTCAAAATTCACATTGTTTCTATATTTCGAAATGGACCATATAACATAagatattttatcatgtttttcaGTAAGAATTTTGCTGTTCATCCAGTAGTTAAACCACATCATAACATCATAGGAACCTTGCAGCTTATATATGTCACTCAAATGAAAAGCATCCCAGATTTTCCTAGTGAAAGGACAATTAACAAAAAGATGACATTCATCTTCAGCAGCATTTGAATCACATAACAAACAGAAGGAATTCAAAGTAGTAACATACTTAGACATTCTATGTCTTAAAGCTAAAGCACCATACACAAGTTTCCAGCAGAACATATTAACTTCAGGCTTAACATTTAACTTCCAAATTTGCTTCCAAAATTTAGCTTCATTTTTATCAATATTCAGATCAGTAAGAAAATTGTAAACAGACTTAGTAGTGAGTTCACCATTTTTGGTAGAATTCCATCTGATCCTATCATGCATATTAAGGTTAATAGCAACATAATTTATAGCATTATGTGAATTATAATCAACATATTTAGATATAAGGTTAAAATCCCATGTGTCATCATTACAGATCAAATCATGAACAGTTTTAGGCATATTATCATCAATAATAATAGGAATAAGGGGATTATTTTGATTAGGTAGCCAAATATCATACCAAATATTAACTCCTAAACCGTTATCAACCTGCCAAGTATAGTTCGATTTAATAACCTCAAGGCCTTTTCTTATACTAGACCAAATCCAGGATATCCTATGCTTTCTGTTTTTTCTTAAAGGATTGTGATTcctaaaatatttgtgttttagaATTCTAGACCACAGTTGATCCTGATTATGAAGTAATCTCCATGCCAATCTGGTAATAAGAGCAAGATTATGTTTATGAGGATTTCTAATTCCTAGTCCACCTTGACGAATATCTTTAGTTATACTAGGCCAAGCTTTAGGATAATAacatttctttttattctttttttgccACCAGAAATCACGTTGAACTTT comes from Papaver somniferum cultivar HN1 chromosome 7, ASM357369v1, whole genome shotgun sequence and encodes:
- the LOC113295124 gene encoding uncharacterized protein LOC113295124; the protein is MPKTVHDLICNDDTWDFNLISKYVDYNSHNAINYVAINLNMHDRIRWNSTKNGELTTKSVYNFLTDLNIDKNEAKFWKQIWKLNVKPEVNMFCWKLVYGALALRHRMSKYVTTLNSFCLLCDSNAAEDECHLFVNCPFTRKIWDAFHLSDIYKLQGSYDVMMWFNYWMNSKILTEKHDKISYVIWSISKYRNNVNFDNVIPLPQKLVDSIKIYYQNKVYPSDNTSRHASQSLRNPDTDIHTNSSHNFDWFIPLMLLFLRIISQWVMLSPFWIKHEAKNNVVQAETGQLAPRC